A window of the Eremothecium cymbalariae DBVPG#7215 chromosome 5, complete sequence genome harbors these coding sequences:
- a CDS encoding uncharacterized protein (similar to KLLA0F23573g - Kluyveromyces lactis), translating into MKRRSSCDATMLPQGTLRSNNKVDYHPRLKRHRKCYEGMKTYLIDENSFLYKSFMFPDENCNKLTTHNYLIGGKFHNGDFHDIIQGHDGKTDILVVFYNPHYICLDIVIDILRMSNCVAYIIGVTVKRTGLLDSKYNFPIITSGCQLIRKLKLLDPLGGGIYPLDCVLKFTAAGHFKNIIQLNPCHRKMFENQLSNMLNGNDNDQIDTMVVT; encoded by the coding sequence ATGAAAAGGCGAAGCAGCTGCGATGCGACAATGCTACCACAAGGTACGCTCAGATCGAATAATAAAGTTGACTACCACCCCCGCTTAAAACGCCATCGGAAATGTTATGAAGGTATGAAAACCTACTTGATTGATGAAAACTCCTTCCTTTACAAGTCTTTTATGTTTCCGGATGAAAATTGTAACAAACTTACGACTCATAACTATCTTATAGGAGGCAAGTTTCACAATGGAGATTTCCATGATATAATTCAAGGGCATGACGGTAAAACAGATATCCTTGTTGTGTTCTATAATCCACATTACATTTGTCTTGATATAGTAATAGATATATTGCGTATGTCCAACTGTGTTGCGTATATTATAGGAGTAACAGTAAAACGAACCGGCTTATTGGATTCAAAATACAATTTTCCTATTATAACTAGTGGGTGTCAATTAATTAGAAAGCTCAAACTTCTGGATCCATTGGGTGGGGGTATATACCCTTTAGATTGTGTATTGAAATTCACTGCAGCAGGGCATTTTAAGAATATTATACAACTTAACCCATGTCATCGAAAgatgtttgaaaatcaGCTATCAAATATGCTAAATGGAAACGATAACGACCAAATAGACACCATGGTGGTAACGTAA
- the YAF9 gene encoding YEATS domain-containing protein YAF9 (similar to Ashbya gossypii AFL227C) codes for MVAPAAKRIKTLSVIRPIIYGNTAKKMGPYRPPNAPSEHTHMWTIFVRDPRGEDVSYFIKKVVFKLHETYPNPVRVIEAPPFELTETGWGEFEINVKIHFVEEANEKMLNFYHHLRLHPYFTEEQDKQGELSQDEVSSIYYDEIVFNEPNEAFFAKMIEKPGNLLPSNKTRDCVFSRQLEQEERDRIKIGIEKVDKEIEELKQKLQSDLYKP; via the coding sequence ATGGTTGCGCCTGCTGCGAAGCGAATTAAAACGCTTTCGGTTATACGTCCCATTATCTATGGCAATACGGCTAAGAAGATGGGGCCTTACAGGCCCCCAAATGCGCCGAGTGAGCATACCCACATGTGGACTATATTTGTCAGAGATCCTCGAGGCGAAGATGTATCATATTTTATTAAGAAAGTGGTATTTAAACTGCATGAGACTTATCCTAATCCAGTTCGTGTCATAGAAGCGCCACCTTTTGAGTTAACGGAGACAGGCTGGggtgaatttgaaattaaTGTTAAAATTCACTTTGTAGAGGAAGCAAATGAGAAAATGTTGAATTTCTATCATCACTTGAGACTTCATCCATACTTTACAGAGGAGCAAGATAAGCAAGGAGAGTTATCTCAAGATGAAGTCAGTTCTATATACTATGATGAGATTGTGTTCAATGAACCCAACGAGGCGTTCTTTGCTAAGATGATCGAAAAACCAGGTAATTTACTTCCGTCTAATAAAACTAGAGACTGTGTATTCTCAAGACAACtggagcaggaggagcgAGATAGGATTAAAATAGGTATTGAGAAAgttgataaagaaatagaagaaCTAAAGCAGAAGTTACAATCTGATTTATACAAGCCATAG
- a CDS encoding uncharacterized protein (similar to Ashbya gossypii AFL226W) produces the protein MTVKIIYITRHGYRSNWLPHGPYPQPPTGVNSDFPLAEHGLDQAKELAHYLLSIDNQPELLFSSPFFRCLQTAEPIAEMLELPIYTDRGISEWYKPDREVIPEPAGFDVLSNFFPEKLKEDWEPSVIPSKNGESEEEIFDRCKSFWHIFISRVEARFPDVENIMLVTHAATKIALGMSLLGFNNCRQAIDGDGTIIRSGACSLDKYELLNQDDDINFDQRHWKMTMNGNTEFLKHGEEMHWDFRSGFEAGSDADIKARQNRQRGEGDPSAESADSEEVEHVYLSLDIPNHNYRERNEVDHTATLQYSGLEQDRPLIKIGDNLYQGSWKKLVGTELAFPDAATTKRRVNDQKHEDTSGYNDEQGLNKTAITEQKDISERIYRIVDHLELTEVEHV, from the exons ATGACGGTGAAGattatttatattacaAGG CATGGTTATAGGTCCAACTGGCTCCCACATGGGCCATATCCACAACCACCCACGGGTGTCAACAGTGATTTCCCACTAGCTGAACATGGTTTGGATCAGGCAAAGGAATTGGCGCACTATTTGTTGTCGATTGATAACCAACCAGAGCTGTTATTTTCGTCTCCATTTTTCCGCTGCTTACAGACAGCTGAGCCAATTGCAGAGATGTTGGAACTTCCCATCTACACTGATAGGGGTATTAGTGAATGGTATAAGCCGGATAGAGAAGTGATTCCAGAGCCTGCTGGTTTTGATGTCCTCAGCAATTTCTTTCCTGAGAAATTAAAGGAAGACTGGGAGCCAAGTGTGATTCCCAGTAAGAATGGTGAgtcagaagaagaaatatttgatcGGTGCAAAAGTTTTTGGCACATATTTATCTCAAGAGTGGAAGCAAGGTTTCCTGATGTCGAGAATATTATGCTTGTTACGCATGCTGCCACGAAAATTGCTTTAGGAATGAGTCTTCTGGGTTTTAACAATTGCCGACAAGCAATTGATGGGGATGGGACTATTATTCGAAGTGGTGCTTGTTCACTGGATAAATACGAGTTATTAAACcaggatgatgatataaatTTTGACCAAAGACACTGGAAGATGACCATGAATGGTAATACAGAATTCCTCAAGCATGGCGAAGAAATGCATTGGGATTTTAGAAGTGGGTTTGAGGCTGGCTCTGACGCTGACATTAAGGCTAGACAGAATAGGCAACGAGGTGAGGGAGATCCTAGTGCAGAATCGGCTGACTCTGAGGAAGTAGAACATGTCTACCTAAGTCTTGATATTCCTAACCATAATTATCGTGAACGAAACGAAGTTGATCACACGGCTACTCTACAATACTCAGGGTTGGAGCAAGACAGACCGTTAATAAAAATTGGCGATAATTTGTATCAAGGCTCTTGGAAGAAACTAGTTGGTACAGAATTAGCGTTTCCTGATGCAGCTACCACCAAAAGAAGAGTGAATGATCAGAAACATGAAGATACTAGTGGTTATAATGACGAACAAGGACTAAATAAAACTGCCATCACTGAACAAAAGGATATATCCGAGCGGATATATAGAATTGTAGATCACTTGGAGCTTACAGAAGTGGAGCATGTTTAG
- a CDS encoding nucleotide diphosphatase (similar to Ashbya gossypii AFL225W), translating to MSIIERIERDYEIILASSSPRRREIVTELLGFKNISIIKPSFEENLDKQLYKKDPIKYVVDTCKGKSDSIIQELLTSSKYNTIKKPILVICADTVVIDSENNIYEKPIIKEVQKLNLIKFRDDLQPLTAATAVNIICWAGKLDYSITPFHEVTKIHFEKSMPEELIQAYVDSEDGLQVAGGFKIQGLSATLISGIEGDYYNVVGLPASKTLIHLLRIAQPN from the coding sequence ATGTCAATCATTGAGAGGATAGAAAGGGACTACGAGATCATACTGGCCTCAAGTTCTCCAAGAAGACGTGAAATAGTCACTGAATTACTCGgatttaaaaatatctcCATTATAAAGCCATCATTCGAAGAAAACCTAGACAAACAACTTTACAAAAAAGACCCCATAAAGTACGTCGTGGATACATGCAAGGGTAAATCCGATAGCATAATCCAAGAGCTACTTACCTCTTCAAAATACAACACCATCAAAAAACCTATATTAGTGATCTGCGCTGATACAGTCGTTATCGACAGTGAGAACAATATCTATGAAAAGCCTATTATCAAAGAAGTTCAGAAATTAAACTTAATCAAGTTTCGTGACGATCTTCAACCATTAACTGCTGCTACTGCAGTGAACATCATCTGTTGGGCTGGTAAACTCGATTACTCTATCACTCCCTTCCATGAGGTGACGAAAattcattttgaaaaatccaTGCCCGAAGAACTAATACAGGCTTATGTCGATAGTGAAGATGGACTACAGGTTGCAGGTGGTTTCAAAATCCAAGGTCTAAGCGCGACCCTTATTAGCGGCATAGAAGGTGACTATTACAACGTTGTTGGATTACCTGCATCCAAGACATTGATCCATCTACTGCGTATAGCCCAACCGAATTGA
- the NOP15 gene encoding rRNA-binding ribosome biosynthesis protein NOP15 (similar to Ashbya gossypii AFL224W) has product MAKAREHQVKEKRSVPEENELFSDSSSDNELEGFSDSEEQRNIDSNSAEIEIKSNGGGHILKKLNQSKQNNSKKAKAEDKKNAELSSIIYISRLPKGFHERELSKYFSQFGDLKQVRLARNKKTGNSRHYGFIEFVNRDDAVVAQETMNNYLLLGHLLKVVNLPKDKKIEKLFKHKKRVYKENQIKDINNVKEKAKSKHEKRLEKLQKAGISFTW; this is encoded by the coding sequence ATGGCTAAAGCTAGAGAACACCAGGTTAAAGAAAAGAGGTCTGTCCCTGAGGAAAATGAACTGTTTAGCGACAGCTCATCGGACAATGAGCTGGAGGGTTTCTCTGATTCTGAAGAACAGAGGAATATTGATTCAAACAGCGCTGAAATTGAGATAAAGAGCAATGGTGGGGGacatattttaaagaaacttaatcaatcaaaacaaaataacAGCAAAAAAGCCAAGGCTGAAGATAAGAAGAATGCAGAGCTATCCAGTATAATTTACATTTCTAGGTTACCCAAAGGTTTCCACGAACGAGAACTATCAAAATACTTCTCCCAGTTTGGTGATTTAAAACAGGTCCGTTTAGccagaaacaaaaagacaGGTAACTCAAGGCATTATGGTTTCATCGAATTTGTCAATAGAGATGACGCTGTCGTAGCTCAAGAAACAATGAACAACTACCTGCTTCTAGGCCATTTACTGAAAGTAGTTAATCTTCCAAAGGATAAAaagattgaaaaattattcaaGCATAAGAAGAGAGTGTACAAGGAAAACCAAATCAAGGACATCAACAATGTAAAGGAAAAGGCCAAATCTAAGCACGAAAAAAGGCTAGAAAAATTGCAAAAGGCTGGCATTTCATTCACATGGTAA
- the CYB5 gene encoding Cyb5p (similar to Ashbya gossypii AFL223W), translating into MAKSFTYQEIADHNSEQDLWLIINGKVYDCSKFADEHPGGDEVLLDLGGQDATIPFLDIGHTDDAVKLLDHMYIGDVDETSEKVHPDETETVTTTTKEGAGALWLAFIFIFWPPLTTIITTINGSKNQAAAIKSELLIYYLNLDI; encoded by the coding sequence ATGGCCAAATCGTTCACCTACCAAGAAATTGCAGACCACAATTCAGAACAGGACCTGTGGTTAATTATTAACGGCAAAGTTTACGATTGTTCCAAGTTTGCAGATGAACACCCTGGTGGCGACGAAGTGTTGTTAGATTTAGGAGGTCAAGATGCCACCATTCCATTTTTAGATATAGGCCATACCGATGATGCCGTGAAACTCTTAGACCACATGTATATTggtgatgttgatgaaactTCGGAAAAAGTCCACCCTGATGAGACTGAGACAGTAACAACCACTACTAAAGAAGGTGCTGGTGCTTTATGGTTAGcgtttatttttattttttggcCGCCGCTTACTACAATTATTACCACAATAAATGGTTCTAAAAACCAAGCTGCTGCTATAAAAAGTGAACTacttatttattatttgaactTAGATATTTAA
- the CEX1 gene encoding COPI-interacting protein CEX1 (similar to Ashbya gossypii AFL222W) gives MNYLLKSIANFQFPYSLQDEPTLRTPLWEVHLATRKSDALPVTVFAHSDLNNTVSRPLVQNAVQKSKTLKLPGLVRVLEVIDSDPNTVYIVTERVQPLFPENVGGLKESALALGMYQICSTLRVLHDHASVVLGNLSKGSIYLNELGEWCLFGLELCSAKGDVSDIKSKLDAYNSLMKNTIHQLVPTESSQIDSVHLAALIKDIYSFRVPASWQPLIERLSQGRITISQFLLKANTTKTFQTPLIKVYEHLKETHIKDAEGKLVCMAEVHQLLMNNPGLLVGCAPGFVDRFIVPQLSEIAKEQIASQQLQKSGFHDPSNLITLVATALELSCSEHPNIQLTSTFDNYIKPLIFETYKLSDRQLRFLLLIYLPGYISKLSKKDFQNQIFTYFIQGLADSEPLLRLQTLKKLSYAVDMITERQLNNELLRCLAKTQVDQDVDIRTWTILKISEISEKMSGSERSNILAVAFTKSLKDPAVTPRLAAVYGLMKAIDLFDAETIANKILTVIAPGLLDSNMQVRTQARELFEVYFKKLEAESSVTDKQTKNQSEYVEVNFESMLDATDDDLVNNFLNNLKISTVPSELSVRSPTVPSSSADNDGWNDFSFDTDQDNTGGNQNKSTHLMTGKVNLKSSVSSFKNSKLESNNGLASNTPKKPNFGAVKIQKSWNDELSESEGDYDDSWNEPKVPKKLITKTIKNKKQILNSIRVSTQSVKSVQRKKEPVLSTFTNHNDDGGDDSDGWDNEW, from the coding sequence ATGAACTATCTACTCAAGTCAATTGCGAACTTTCAGTTTCCATACTCTCTCCAGGATGAGCCTACTTTGAGAACACCTCTTTGGGAAGTTCACCTGGCTACTAGAAAATCGGATGCTTTACCTGTGACTGTGTTTGCCCATTCAGATCTGAATAATACGGTTTCTCGACCGCTAGTTCAAAATGCAGTACAAAAATCCAAGACTTTAAAATTACCTGGGTTGGTGCGTGTATTAGAGGTTATTGATTCCGATCCAAATACGGTTTATATTGTTACTGAACGAGTGCAACCGCTATTTCCTGAAAATGTTGGTGGTTTAAAAGAAAGCGCTTTGGCACTTGGGATGTATCAGATTTGTAGTACGTTGCGAGTTCTACATGATCATGCTTCAGTTGTTTTAGGAAACCTATCGAAGGGGagtatatatttaaatgaGCTCGGTGAATGGTGTTTGTTTGGATTAGAGTTATGTTCTGCCAAGGGTGACGTATCAGATATTAAAAGCAAACTGGATGCGTACAATTCACTAATGAAGAACACTATCCATCAATTGGTCCCTACTGAGTCTTCTCAAATTGACTCTGTTCATTTAGCCGCATTGATCAAGGATATATATTCGTTTAGGGTTCCTGCATCCTGGCAGCCTTTGATTGAAAGGCTCTCTCAAGGTAGAATTACGATTTCACAATTTTTACTGAAGGCAAACACAACCAAGACATTTCAAACACCATTGATTAAAGTTTATGAACACTTGAAGGAAACCCATATTAAGGATGCTGAGGGGAAGCTTGTATGTATGGCTGAAGTGCATCAGCTTTTAATGAACAATCCAGGTTTATTAGTTGGGTGTGCACCTGGGTTTGTAGATCGATTTATTGTGCCACAGTTATCTGAAATTGCTAAGGAACAAATCGCTAGTCAGCAGTTACAAAAGTCTGGGTTTCACGATCCTTCGAATTTAATAACATTGGTGGCAACTGCATTGGAATTATCTTGTTCTGAACACCCAAATATTCAACTGACTAGTACGTTTGATAACTATATCAAGCCGTTGATCTTTGAAACTTATAAACTTTCAGATCGACAATTAAGatttttattgttaatCTATTTGCCAGGATATATAAGTAAACTTTCGAAGAaggattttcaaaatcagatATTTACTTATTTCATCCAAGGTTTGGCGGATTCTGAGCCATTGTTAAGATTACAAACACTAAAAAAGCTTTCCTATGCTGTAGACATGATAACGGAACGACAGTTAAATAACGAATTATTAAGATGTCTTGCTAAAACACAGGTTGACCAAGATGTGGATATTCGTACGTGGACCATCttaaaaatatctgaaATTTCTGAAAAAATGTCTGGCAGCGAACGTTCAAATATTCTAGCTGTTGCATTCACAAAATCTCTCAAGGATCCAGCTGTGACACCAAGGCTTGCTGCGGTATACGGGTTGATGAAAGCTATAGATTTATTTGACGCGGAGACAATTGCCAATAAAATACTAACTGTTATCGCTCCCGGTTTACTTGATTCTAATATGCAAGTTAGGACGCAGGCAAGagaattatttgaagtttatttcaaaaaactcGAGGCAGAATCAAGTGTAACTGACAAACAAACGAAAAACCAAAGTGAGTACGTGGAAGTTAATTTTGAATCCATGTTGGATGCTACGGATGATGATTTggttaataattttttgaataatttaaagatATCGACTGTGCCAAGTGAGCTTTCTGTTCGCTCACCTACAGTACCTTCTTCCAGCGCTGACAATGATGGTTGGAATGATTTTTCCTTTGATACTGACCAAGACAATACTGGGGGGAATCAAAATAAAAGTACCCATCTAATGACTGGAAAAGTTAATTTAAAGTCTTCGGTTTCATCGTTCAAGAACTCTAAACTAGAATCCAACAATGGGTTGGCGTCTAATACCccaaaaaaaccaaattttGGTGCAGTAAAGATACAGAAATCTTGGAATGACGAACTTAGTGAATCTGAAGGTGATTATGACGATAGTTGGAATGAACCCAAGGTTCCCAAGAAGTTAATCACAAAGaccattaaaaataaaaaacaaatattaaattctATTAGAGTATCCACACAGTCTGTAAAATCTGTTCAACGAAAAAAAGAGCCAGTGCTCTCGACTTTTACCAACCATAACGATGATGGTGGTGACGATAGTGATGGTTGGGACAATGAATGGTGA
- the DBP2 gene encoding DEAD-box ATP-dependent RNA helicase DBP2 (similar to Ashbya gossypii AFL221C): MEMTYGNRDQQQFNRNGQGARGGGDSWSNRGGDGNSYGGRNGNFGGRGGGRGGYGGRGRGGRVQDDRVELSKPDWDLESLPRFEKNFYVEHEDVRNMSSADVEDFRKKSEMTIIGHDVPKPIRTFDEAGFPEYVLKEVKEEGFDKPTAIQCQGWPMALSGRDMIGVAATGSGKTLSYCLPGIVHINAQPLLSPGDGPIVLVLAPTRELAVQIQKECSKFGHSSRIRNTCVYGGVPKSQQIRDLQRGVEILIATPGRLIDMLEIGKTNLKRVTYLVLDEADRMLDMGFEPQIRKIVDQIRPDRQTLMWSATWPKEVQQLARDYLHDPIQVNIGSLELAASHTITQIVEVISDFEKRDRLVKHLDIASKDPESKIIIFASTKRTCDDITSYLRQDGWPALAIHGDKQQQERDWVLNEFRCGRSPIMVATDVAARGIDVKGINFVINYDMPGNIEDYVHRIGRTGRAGATGTAISFFTEQSKALGAQLISIMREAKQEIPQDLLVYDRAPRGSHPRYGGRGGYGGRGGRGRGGYGGRGGYGGRGGGGYGGYSKPRDGGWGNRG; encoded by the exons ATGGAAATGACGTACGGTAACAGAGATCAACAGCAGTTTAATAGAAATGGCCAGGGAGCGCGTGGTGGCGGCGACAGCTGGTCTAATAGAGGTGGTGACGGTAATTCATATGGTGGTAGAAATGGTAATTTTGGCGGTAGAGGAGGAGGCCGTGGCGGATATGGAGGCCGTGGACGTGGTGGAAGGGTTCAGGATGACCGTGTTGAGTTAAGCAAGCCTGATTGGGATTTGGAATCGTTGCCGAGGTTTGAAAAGAATTTTTATGTAGAGCACGAGGATGTGCGGAACATGAGCAGCGCTGACgttgaagattttagaaagaaGAGTGAGATGACGATTATTGGGCATGATGTGCCTAAGCCGATCAGGACGTTCGATGAGGCTGGGTTTCCTGAGTATGTGTTGAAGGAGGTGAAAGAGGAGGGGTTTGATAAGCCTACGGCGATTCAGTGTCAGGGTTGGCCGATGGCGTTATCTGGTCGTGATATGATTGGTGTTGCTGCTACCGGTTCTGGTAAGACATTGTCGTATTGTTTGCCGGGTATTGTGCATATTAATGCACAGCCTTTGTTGTCTCCAGGTGACGGTCCGATTGTTTTGGTGTTGGCTCCTACTAGAGAGTTGGCAGTTCAGATTCAGAAGGAGTGCTCGAAATTTGGCCACTCTTCGCGTATTAGGAACACCTGTGTTTACGGGGGTGTGCCTAAGTCTCAGCAGATCAGGGATTTACAGAGGGGTGTAGAGATCCTCATTGCTACACCGGGCAGATTGATCGATATGTTGGAAATTGGTAAAACCAACTTGAAGAGAGTTACTTATTTAGTTTTGGACGAGGCGGACAGAATGTTGGATATGGGTTTTGAGCCGCAGATCAGGAAAATCGTTGATCAGATCAGACCCGACAGGCAAACCCTAATGTGGTCTGCTACATGGCCCAAGGAAGTTCAACAGTTGGCTAGGGATTACTTGCATGATCCTATCCAAGTAAATATTGGTTCTTTGGAATTAGCTGCCTCTCACACAATTACCCAAATCGTTGAGGTTATTAGTGACTTTGAAAAGAGAGACAGATTGGTTAAGCACTTGGATATCGCTTCTAAAGATCcagaatcaaaaataatTATCTTTGCTTCGACAAAGAGAACTTGTGACGATATTACTTCGTATTTAAGGCAAGATGGGTGGCCTGCTCTAGCTATTCATGGTGATAAGCAGCAACAGGAACGTGACTGGGTTTTGAACGAATTCAGATGCGGCCGTTCGCCAATTATGGTCGCTACTGATGTTGCAGCCAGGGGTATTG ACGTGAAAGGTATTAACTTTGTCATCAACTATGATATGCCTGGTAATATAGAAGACTATGTGCACAGAATCGGTAGGACGGGTAGAGCAGGTGCTACTGGTACtgcaatttcttttttcactGAGCAAAGCAAAGCATTGGGCGCACAGTTGATCTCCATTATGAGAGAAGCCAAGCAAGAGATCCCTCAAGATTTGTTGGTCTATGATCGTGCTCCTCGTGGATCTCATCCAAGATATGGTGGCCGTGGTGGCTACGGTGGTCGTGGTGGCCGAGGCCGTGGTGGTTATGGTGGTCGCGGTGGATACGGTGGCCGTGGTGGTGGCGGCTACGGTGGTTATTCAAAACCCAGAGACGGTGGTTGGGGTAACAGAGGTTAA
- the RPC19 gene encoding DNA-directed RNA polymerase core subunit RPC19 (similar to Ashbya gossypii AFL220C), with protein sequence MSVSEVVASEDVEMLSDEHAVQEEEELDRDKIRLLPEAASEDGTCASFQISDEDHTLGNALRYIIMKNPEVEFCGYSIPHPSETVLNLRIQTYGKMTAVEALHKGLKDLMDLCDVVEDKFTQRIREL encoded by the coding sequence ATGTCAGTGTCAGAGGTCGTTGCCAGCGAAGACGTGGAAATGCTCTCCGATGAGCATGCGGtgcaggaggaggaggaacTTGATAGGGACAAGATTCGGCTGTTGCCGGAGGCAGCTTCTGAGGATGGGACTTGTGCGTCCTTCCAGATTAGCGACGAGGACCATACGCTGGGAAATGCGTTGCGGTACATTATCATGAAGAACCCGGAGGTGGAGTTTTGTGGGTATTCGATTCCGCATCCTTCGGAGACGGTTCTGAATCTTCGTATCCAGACGTATGGGAAGATGACGGCTGTGGAGGCTCTACATAAGGGACTGAAGGACTTGATGGATCTGTGCGATGTGGTGGAGGACAAGTTCACGCAGCGGATCAGAGAGTTATGA